A genomic segment from Rahnella aceris encodes:
- a CDS encoding MBL fold metallo-hydrolase produces the protein MSSIIPTLPADSFEIITFGVGHGDCHLVELHHHGKVAFRLLYDGGVSLPQALTDHLNDHKKEDGSEDLDVVVLSHIDHDHQGGFHSLLKKTDITIGELWLPCLPAFERLSWLFAPRVQDAVSKAKGLENEANTRKIPVIYPLEGYKHRFQTNGNVTVSVISPARKMIKRLYSAPYSELETLLAHESLPHEWLIRGESWQEEEQFSEAANVFDTMNALSRDNFSPVSNQDNNLRNQNNIGQRIKKYRDNTSEPNFFGNSVLNDTSLVIVIDALLDGSQRRRIVLTGDQENWSWICSEYPAGLGVDVLKAPHHGGRVYLSDNKPKDRDDLDQFYIWMRPRIAVVSAKGTHNLPRQDFREALRAVGTTLACPNTRTKEFIFNDISNPLKKSCFEHFACNSQDQTKALRVRMTALQEDVNTAACLQGNCHRGAAPIVVLQQKIIEPDESFVRWTQTEVRKNAEWLEKLLMNDRKNHLKDWPESERLDHDVEAVKWSAIHNQAEAEQRTAFAFDPSYVLKYAAVHGIIWGSEDLKYGSTCDLVAAISDTEYKNLLNKVKEYSGFLLKISMPDSRSLHVIDNIEILESAEFSVLMEFWSAWAYIPYEIFIRHVKPRLLRDIAKHYSASIVNNMDPHFPISTNAKNSYATLYLYNNKAVSPDFYEKNSWYRLDEKLTGYISAHAFMAQMEQSKGSVLPILNYSHRGYTPDLSSLERFVKNFRDLFADEEEEKSNYPKDFETAPWLKLWGKDIKKQS, from the coding sequence ATGAGCTCGATTATACCCACATTGCCAGCAGACAGTTTCGAGATTATAACCTTTGGGGTTGGCCATGGTGATTGTCATCTGGTAGAGCTTCACCATCATGGTAAAGTCGCCTTTCGCCTGTTATATGACGGTGGTGTCTCTTTGCCTCAAGCTTTAACCGATCACCTGAATGACCATAAAAAAGAAGACGGAAGTGAGGATCTTGATGTGGTTGTTCTAAGCCACATTGATCACGACCATCAGGGGGGATTTCACTCACTGCTAAAAAAAACAGACATTACTATCGGCGAACTCTGGCTGCCCTGTTTACCGGCTTTTGAAAGGCTTAGCTGGTTATTTGCACCAAGAGTGCAAGACGCTGTTTCCAAAGCAAAAGGCCTTGAGAATGAAGCTAATACAAGAAAGATCCCTGTTATCTATCCTCTTGAAGGCTATAAACATCGTTTTCAAACCAATGGCAATGTGACGGTTTCCGTTATTTCACCTGCACGGAAAATGATAAAACGTCTTTATAGCGCCCCCTATTCAGAACTTGAAACATTACTGGCTCATGAATCACTGCCCCATGAATGGCTTATACGGGGTGAATCATGGCAAGAGGAGGAGCAATTTTCCGAGGCGGCAAATGTATTCGACACCATGAATGCGCTCTCACGAGATAATTTTTCTCCGGTGAGTAATCAGGATAACAATCTGCGTAATCAAAACAACATAGGTCAAAGAATAAAGAAATATCGTGATAATACTTCTGAACCTAATTTTTTTGGTAATTCCGTTTTAAACGATACCTCGCTGGTTATTGTTATTGATGCATTACTGGACGGTAGTCAACGCAGACGCATCGTTTTAACCGGGGATCAGGAAAACTGGTCCTGGATTTGCTCAGAATATCCTGCTGGTCTTGGAGTTGATGTGCTTAAAGCACCGCACCACGGAGGAAGAGTTTATCTTTCGGATAATAAACCTAAAGACAGGGATGATTTAGATCAGTTTTATATCTGGATGCGTCCAAGAATTGCCGTAGTAAGTGCAAAAGGCACGCATAATTTACCGCGTCAAGACTTTCGTGAAGCATTAAGAGCAGTGGGAACAACACTGGCTTGTCCTAATACAAGAACCAAAGAGTTTATTTTCAATGATATAAGCAATCCGCTAAAAAAATCATGCTTTGAACATTTTGCGTGTAACAGTCAAGATCAAACAAAGGCGCTGCGTGTGCGCATGACAGCATTGCAGGAAGATGTTAATACCGCGGCCTGCTTACAAGGAAACTGCCATAGAGGAGCCGCACCGATCGTTGTATTGCAGCAAAAGATCATTGAACCAGATGAATCTTTTGTTCGCTGGACTCAAACTGAAGTGCGAAAAAATGCGGAATGGTTAGAAAAACTCTTAATGAATGACCGCAAAAATCATCTCAAAGATTGGCCGGAAAGCGAACGACTGGACCACGATGTTGAAGCCGTAAAGTGGTCAGCAATACACAATCAGGCCGAAGCAGAACAACGTACAGCGTTTGCATTCGACCCTTCATACGTACTGAAGTATGCTGCTGTGCACGGTATAATATGGGGCTCCGAAGATTTGAAATATGGAAGCACCTGTGATTTAGTTGCAGCAATATCTGATACAGAATATAAAAACTTGCTCAATAAGGTTAAAGAATATTCTGGTTTTTTATTAAAAATTTCAATGCCAGATTCACGCAGCCTGCATGTCATAGACAATATTGAAATTCTGGAAAGTGCAGAATTTTCTGTTTTAATGGAATTCTGGTCAGCGTGGGCCTACATTCCCTATGAAATATTCATCCGGCATGTCAAACCCAGGTTATTACGTGATATTGCAAAGCATTATTCAGCCAGTATCGTGAACAACATGGATCCCCATTTTCCGATCTCAACTAACGCTAAAAATTCTTATGCCACGTTATATCTTTACAATAATAAAGCAGTTAGCCCTGACTTCTATGAAAAAAATAGCTGGTACAGATTAGATGAAAAACTTACGGGCTATATAAGCGCTCATGCATTTATGGCGCAAATGGAACAAAGCAAAGGAAGTGTGCTTCCAATACTAAACTACTCACATAGAGGTTACACACCAGATTTAAGCTCATTAGAACGATTTGTTAAAAATTTCCGCGACTTATTTGCAGACGAGGAGGAAGAAAAAAGTAATTACCCCAAAGACTTTGAAACTGCGCCTTGGTTGAAGTTATGGGGTAAGGATATAAAAAAACAGAGCTGA
- a CDS encoding amino acid ABC transporter permease, which produces MEFDWSVLQDNFTYLLWGRLADGEPGGVLLTLIMAASAGVLALLAGVLMAALAWRFGGWTRKILFIWALFIRGIPLIFVIFWLYFLLPVVFGGSIPGPLTVILALAWFTSAAVMHSTLAGLEALPRGQTEAGIASGMSYGKVLLFVLLPQAWPNLLPSYLGLLISLVKDTSLAFIVNVPELTTVAGQVNNRVQIYPAEIFLLVGLMYYLLCVTLAYLAGRVVRKNKTA; this is translated from the coding sequence ATGGAATTTGACTGGTCTGTTTTGCAGGATAATTTCACTTATCTGCTGTGGGGAAGACTGGCTGACGGTGAGCCGGGCGGGGTGTTGCTCACATTAATTATGGCGGCATCGGCGGGCGTTCTGGCGTTACTGGCCGGGGTTTTGATGGCGGCACTGGCGTGGCGTTTCGGCGGCTGGACGCGAAAAATTCTGTTTATCTGGGCGTTGTTTATCCGTGGGATCCCGCTGATTTTCGTGATTTTTTGGCTGTATTTCCTGCTGCCGGTGGTGTTTGGCGGATCGATCCCCGGTCCGCTGACGGTGATTCTGGCACTGGCCTGGTTTACCTCGGCGGCGGTGATGCATTCGACGCTGGCGGGTCTGGAAGCCTTGCCGCGCGGGCAAACCGAAGCGGGGATCGCGTCAGGCATGAGCTACGGCAAAGTGTTGTTGTTCGTGCTGTTACCGCAGGCGTGGCCGAATCTGCTGCCGTCCTATCTCGGACTGCTGATCTCACTGGTGAAAGACACGTCGCTGGCGTTTATCGTCAACGTGCCGGAACTCACCACGGTGGCCGGACAGGTGAACAACCGGGTGCAAATTTACCCGGCAGAAATCTTCCTGCTGGTCGGACTGATGTATTACCTGCTGTGTGTGACGCTGGCGTATCTGGCGGGGAGGGTAGTAAGAAAAAACAAAACAGCGTGA
- a CDS encoding amino acid ABC transporter permease: protein MIWHPDWAGVLSGQPLQWIISGFLTTLYVSLAGSLIATLLTVLLIALRLSTSRIARGAVAAFVSVFRNTPLLVQLLFWYFAAYGALPQSWRFYIGDNHPWATFPGNIAWLTPEFLCAAWGLALFTAAFLVEEVQAGLNSVPKGQTEAAISQGFSRKTLLLSILLPQALTNAWQPVTGQYLNLMKLSSLATGIGFSELTYQVSQIESYNAHAFEGFAVGTLLYLALGLILGGLMTAFGPKRPQRRPQAAMTEETRDGI, encoded by the coding sequence ATGATCTGGCATCCTGACTGGGCGGGCGTGCTGAGCGGCCAGCCTTTGCAATGGATTATCTCCGGCTTTCTCACCACGCTGTATGTCAGCCTGGCGGGCAGTCTGATCGCTACGTTACTGACTGTGCTGCTGATTGCGCTGCGCCTGAGTACCTCGCGTATTGCACGCGGCGCGGTGGCGGCGTTCGTCTCTGTTTTCCGTAACACGCCGCTGCTGGTGCAACTGCTGTTCTGGTATTTCGCGGCGTATGGCGCGCTGCCGCAAAGCTGGCGTTTTTACATTGGCGACAATCATCCGTGGGCGACGTTTCCGGGCAACATTGCCTGGCTGACGCCGGAATTTTTGTGTGCGGCCTGGGGGCTGGCGCTGTTCACGGCGGCGTTTCTGGTGGAAGAAGTGCAGGCGGGTCTGAATTCCGTGCCCAAAGGCCAGACTGAAGCGGCGATTTCGCAGGGGTTTAGCCGCAAGACATTGCTGCTTTCCATTCTTTTGCCGCAGGCGCTGACCAATGCGTGGCAGCCAGTCACCGGCCAGTATCTGAATCTGATGAAGCTTTCCTCGCTGGCGACCGGCATCGGTTTTTCGGAACTGACGTATCAGGTCAGTCAGATTGAAAGCTATAACGCACACGCCTTCGAAGGGTTTGCGGTCGGGACATTGCTGTATCTGGCGCTCGGGCTGATCCTCGGCGGGCTGATGACGGCGTTTGGTCCGAAACGTCCGCAGCGCAGGCCGCAGGCGGCAATGACGGAGGAAACCCGCGATGGAATTTGA
- a CDS encoding amino acid ABC transporter ATP-binding protein — protein MPQDTYSTAATSAVFSHSSAGKTAAVEFRQVSKSFGPHEVIRNIDLRVDSGEVVAVCGPSGSGKSTLIRLINQLESASGGEILIDNLPTRNLKGAALRQLRTHIGFVFQQFNLYAHLTAEDNVSLALIKVHGWKKSEAREKARALLTRVGLGDKARHYPEQLSGGQQQRVAIARALVTDPNIILFDEPTSALDPEMIGEVLLVMQELAKSGITMIVVTHEMSFAREIADRVIFMDGGEILEQAQPEDFFLRPQHPRAQRFLQKVLFPLHPQAGAER, from the coding sequence ATGCCGCAAGACACTTACTCAACCGCAGCAACGTCTGCGGTTTTTTCACATTCATCCGCCGGTAAAACCGCTGCCGTCGAATTTCGTCAGGTCAGTAAATCTTTTGGTCCGCATGAGGTGATCCGCAACATCGATTTGCGTGTGGACAGCGGCGAAGTGGTGGCCGTTTGCGGGCCTTCCGGCTCCGGAAAATCCACCCTGATCCGCCTGATTAATCAGCTTGAATCCGCCTCAGGCGGCGAGATCCTGATCGACAATCTGCCGACGCGAAACCTCAAAGGCGCGGCATTACGCCAGTTACGCACGCATATCGGTTTCGTGTTTCAGCAGTTCAATCTGTATGCCCATCTCACCGCCGAAGACAACGTCAGTCTGGCGCTGATCAAAGTGCATGGCTGGAAGAAAAGTGAAGCGCGGGAAAAGGCGCGGGCGCTGCTGACGCGTGTCGGGCTGGGGGATAAAGCGCGGCATTATCCCGAGCAGCTATCCGGCGGTCAGCAACAGCGCGTGGCAATTGCCCGGGCGCTGGTCACCGATCCGAACATTATTTTATTTGATGAACCGACTTCAGCGCTCGATCCGGAAATGATCGGCGAAGTGCTGCTGGTGATGCAGGAGCTGGCGAAAAGTGGCATCACCATGATTGTGGTGACGCACGAAATGAGTTTTGCCCGTGAAATCGCCGACCGGGTGATTTTCATGGATGGCGGCGAAATTCTCGAACAGGCGCAGCCGGAAGATTTCTTCCTGCGTCCGCAACATCCGCGCGCGCAGCGGTTTTTGCAGAAAGTATTGTTTCCGCTGCATCCGCAGGCAGGAGCAGAGCGATGA
- a CDS encoding ABC transporter substrate-binding protein: MTTSKIAAGLVLALSTLSTFAAHADQLADIKKAGVVKVATFDSNPPFGSVDAKTHDIVGYDVDFAKALAKTLGVKLQLVPTNPANRIPLLQSGKADLIVADITITPERAKVIDFSVPYFVTGQQFLVPAGSPDKLDAYATARIGAVKGTTGEQELHNRFPQSRVLSYDDIPLALSALRNGNVQAITQDSTILAGLLDGAPDKAKYKVLPELLSKEEIGVGVKKGETSLLKVVNDELLNLEKNGQAVSIYNVWFGPQTKSPQPRLFKIEAK, translated from the coding sequence ATGACAACAAGCAAAATTGCTGCCGGGCTGGTTCTGGCACTCAGCACGCTTTCCACCTTTGCCGCCCATGCGGACCAACTGGCGGATATCAAAAAAGCCGGTGTTGTGAAAGTTGCGACTTTCGATTCCAATCCGCCGTTTGGGTCTGTGGATGCGAAAACGCACGATATTGTCGGCTATGACGTCGATTTCGCCAAAGCGCTGGCGAAAACGCTGGGTGTGAAATTGCAACTGGTACCGACCAATCCGGCCAACCGTATTCCGTTGTTGCAGTCCGGCAAGGCGGATCTGATTGTGGCTGATATCACCATCACGCCGGAACGCGCGAAAGTAATCGACTTCTCCGTGCCTTATTTCGTCACCGGCCAGCAGTTCCTGGTGCCCGCCGGATCGCCGGATAAGCTCGATGCGTATGCCACGGCGCGCATTGGTGCGGTGAAAGGCACCACCGGTGAGCAGGAGTTGCATAATCGCTTCCCGCAATCGCGCGTGCTGTCTTATGACGATATTCCGCTGGCGCTTTCCGCTTTACGTAACGGCAACGTGCAGGCGATTACCCAGGACAGCACCATTCTGGCCGGTTTGCTGGATGGCGCGCCGGACAAGGCGAAATACAAAGTGTTGCCTGAATTGCTGAGCAAGGAAGAGATTGGCGTTGGCGTGAAAAAAGGCGAAACCAGCCTGCTGAAAGTGGTCAACGACGAGCTGCTGAATCTGGAGAAAAACGGCCAGGCGGTCAGCATTTATAACGTCTGGTTCGGCCCGCAGACCAAATCTCCTCAGCCGCGTCTGTTCAAAATCGAAGCCAAATAA
- the cobA gene encoding uroporphyrinogen-III C-methyltransferase, with product MQQIAQILAGANRRNPVCRGEVWLVGAGPGDVELLTLKALRVIQQADVVVFDRLVSEPVMALIPDEALRIDAGKSTRNHTLGQEEINQLLVSLALAGHRVVRLKGGDPFVFGRGGEEMAHCQQHGVMCHIVPGITAAMGCAASTGIPLTHRSLAQSVRFVTGHGAQGEPDVDWRALAEARQTLVFYMGIANSETISHQLMAHGLPGTTPVAVIERGTRPEQRVLTGRLETLADMILTGQVQTPALLIVGEVVGMYRGEGQRQDRGLPPTPAQRVLTEPLCSPAFF from the coding sequence ATGCAGCAGATCGCGCAAATTCTGGCGGGTGCCAACCGGCGTAATCCGGTGTGTCGCGGTGAAGTCTGGCTGGTCGGCGCGGGGCCGGGGGATGTCGAGCTGCTGACCCTGAAAGCGCTGCGCGTGATCCAGCAGGCGGATGTGGTGGTGTTTGACCGGCTGGTGTCTGAGCCGGTGATGGCGCTGATCCCGGACGAGGCGCTGCGCATTGATGCCGGTAAATCGACGCGCAATCACACGCTGGGACAGGAAGAAATTAATCAGTTGCTGGTCAGTCTGGCGCTGGCCGGGCATCGCGTGGTGCGCCTCAAAGGGGGGGATCCGTTTGTGTTCGGTCGCGGCGGCGAGGAGATGGCACATTGCCAGCAGCACGGCGTAATGTGCCACATCGTGCCCGGCATCACAGCGGCGATGGGGTGTGCGGCATCCACGGGTATTCCGCTGACCCACCGCAGTCTGGCGCAGTCAGTGCGGTTTGTGACAGGTCACGGGGCACAGGGGGAGCCGGATGTTGACTGGCGGGCGCTGGCCGAAGCGCGTCAGACGCTGGTGTTTTATATGGGCATTGCCAACAGCGAAACCATCAGCCACCAGCTGATGGCGCATGGCTTACCGGGGACGACCCCGGTGGCAGTCATTGAGCGCGGCACCCGGCCGGAACAGCGGGTGCTGACCGGCAGGCTGGAAACACTGGCAGACATGATCCTTACCGGACAGGTGCAAACGCCTGCGCTGCTGATTGTCGGTGAGGTGGTGGGGATGTACCGGGGAGAGGGGCAACGTCAAGACCGTGGGTTGCCACCCACACCGGCCCAAAGGGTTTTAACCGAACCTCTTTGCAGTCCTGCGTTTTTTTAA
- a CDS encoding nitrate reductase, with product MKRPPATAPALTTCAYCGVGCGVSMEPQTGGFSARGDKTHPANHGRLCVKGSALGETLGLQGRLLQPEIDRQPVSWTRALDTVAQRLQAVIDEQGPQAVAFYGSGQLLTEDYYVANKLMKGFIGAGNMDTNSRLCMASAVVGYKRAFGADAVPCSYQDLERADCVLLTGSNTAWAHPVVYQRLAQAKKDRPEMRIIVIDPRQTATCDIADLHLALRPGSDAALFCGALNAMAESGKLDTAFLQHHTQGAEDALRAARDWTVARTAAYCGLPVDQLLAFYQMLGDSQRLVTLYSMGINQSGSGVDKCNAIINLHLATGHIGREGCGPFSITGQPNAMGGREVGGLANQLASHMGFTPEDISRVGRFWQSDNVTQSAGLNAVELFRAVEEGRIKAVWIMGTNPLVSLPDADRVRAGLARCPLVIVSDIMRDTDTTRAAHICLPALGWGEKNGTVTNSERCISRQRAFLPAPGEAKPDWWILSQVAQRLGFAEAFSYQHPAEIFREHAALSGFENHGSRAFDISGLAQLSDEEWDTLQPVQWPVNAANPQGTARLFTDNRFFHPDGKAKLIAITPRLPVNSPNAAYPLIMNTGRVRDQWHTMTRTGKSARLMQHISEPFCQFHPDDGPQIQPGDLVRVASSHGWLLLRAQPDNLQPRGSVFVPMHWNSRFSQQARVDALIEAHVDPLSGQPESKHMPVSLSRWPAAWQAELFVRGENITPPVTTYWSLITQPGVTHFTLADSSLPADWMAWLKESYATDNLLCQTAQLGDDGFSLLAWSDGALQLAFYARRRPPSPDRQAVLAAFTTPPHTAQQRLALLAGRADRDKAPAGAIICSCYSVGEIPITEAVHQGCHSVQQLGEKLKCGTNCGSCIPELKKIIAGQLATLTAGDSQ from the coding sequence ATGAAAAGACCTCCGGCAACAGCACCGGCGCTGACCACCTGCGCTTACTGCGGCGTGGGATGTGGCGTCAGCATGGAACCGCAGACCGGGGGTTTCAGCGCCCGTGGTGATAAAACGCATCCGGCTAATCACGGACGACTGTGCGTAAAAGGCAGCGCGCTGGGAGAAACGCTGGGGTTGCAGGGGCGGTTGTTACAGCCGGAAATCGACCGCCAGCCGGTAAGCTGGACGCGGGCGCTTGATACGGTCGCGCAGCGGTTACAGGCGGTGATCGACGAACAGGGTCCGCAGGCTGTGGCGTTTTACGGTTCCGGCCAGTTGCTGACTGAAGATTATTATGTCGCCAATAAACTGATGAAAGGCTTTATCGGCGCGGGAAATATGGATACCAATTCGCGGCTGTGCATGGCCTCTGCCGTGGTGGGTTACAAACGCGCGTTCGGGGCCGACGCGGTGCCGTGCAGTTATCAGGATCTGGAACGGGCCGACTGCGTCTTGCTGACCGGTTCGAATACGGCATGGGCACATCCGGTGGTGTATCAGCGGCTGGCGCAGGCCAAAAAGGACCGGCCGGAGATGCGCATTATTGTTATCGATCCGCGCCAGACCGCCACCTGTGATATCGCCGATTTGCACCTGGCGTTACGCCCCGGCAGTGACGCGGCGCTGTTCTGCGGTGCGCTGAACGCGATGGCGGAGAGCGGAAAACTCGACACCGCTTTCCTGCAACACCATACACAGGGGGCTGAAGACGCGTTGCGGGCGGCGCGGGACTGGACAGTGGCGCGTACCGCCGCGTATTGCGGATTACCTGTGGATCAGTTGCTGGCGTTTTATCAGATGTTGGGCGACAGCCAGCGGCTGGTGACGCTGTATTCGATGGGGATCAATCAGTCCGGTTCCGGCGTGGATAAATGCAACGCCATTATTAACCTGCATCTGGCGACCGGCCATATCGGGCGCGAGGGGTGCGGACCGTTTTCAATCACTGGCCAGCCGAACGCGATGGGCGGACGGGAAGTCGGCGGACTGGCGAATCAGCTGGCGTCGCACATGGGCTTTACGCCGGAAGATATCAGCCGCGTGGGGCGGTTCTGGCAGAGTGACAACGTCACACAATCAGCCGGGCTGAACGCCGTGGAGTTGTTCCGCGCGGTGGAAGAAGGCCGGATAAAAGCGGTGTGGATCATGGGCACCAATCCGCTGGTGTCGCTGCCGGATGCCGACCGGGTACGGGCCGGACTGGCGCGCTGCCCGCTGGTGATCGTCTCCGACATTATGCGCGACACCGATACCACCCGTGCCGCGCATATCTGCCTGCCCGCGCTGGGCTGGGGCGAGAAAAACGGTACCGTGACCAATTCTGAACGTTGTATTTCACGCCAGCGGGCGTTTCTGCCTGCACCGGGTGAGGCGAAACCGGACTGGTGGATCCTCAGTCAGGTCGCGCAGCGTTTAGGGTTTGCAGAGGCATTTTCGTATCAACATCCGGCAGAGATTTTCCGCGAACATGCTGCGCTTTCCGGTTTTGAAAATCACGGTTCGCGGGCGTTTGATATCAGCGGGCTGGCGCAGCTTTCGGATGAGGAGTGGGACACCCTGCAGCCTGTGCAGTGGCCGGTGAATGCCGCCAATCCGCAGGGCACGGCGCGGCTGTTTACGGATAACCGGTTCTTTCACCCTGACGGCAAAGCGAAACTGATCGCCATCACGCCAAGGCTGCCGGTAAATTCGCCGAATGCGGCGTATCCGCTGATCATGAATACCGGCAGGGTCCGCGACCAGTGGCACACGATGACGCGCACCGGTAAGTCAGCGCGTCTGATGCAGCACATCAGCGAGCCGTTTTGTCAGTTTCATCCCGATGACGGGCCGCAGATCCAGCCCGGTGATCTGGTACGCGTTGCCTCCTCGCACGGCTGGTTGTTGCTGCGCGCCCAACCCGACAATCTGCAACCGCGCGGCAGCGTGTTTGTGCCGATGCACTGGAACAGCCGGTTCAGCCAGCAGGCGCGGGTCGATGCACTGATTGAAGCGCATGTTGATCCGCTGTCGGGACAGCCGGAAAGCAAACATATGCCGGTCAGCCTGAGCCGCTGGCCTGCCGCGTGGCAGGCCGAACTGTTTGTGCGTGGTGAAAATATTACGCCACCGGTGACCACTTACTGGAGCCTGATCACCCAGCCGGGTGTGACCCACTTTACGCTGGCCGACTCTTCGCTACCGGCAGACTGGATGGCGTGGCTGAAGGAATCTTACGCCACGGACAACCTGCTCTGCCAGACCGCGCAACTGGGCGATGACGGTTTCAGCCTGCTGGCCTGGTCTGACGGCGCGTTACAACTGGCGTTCTATGCCCGCCGCAGGCCGCCGTCACCCGACCGGCAGGCGGTGCTGGCGGCATTCACCACACCGCCGCACACGGCGCAACAGCGTCTGGCGTTGCTGGCAGGCCGTGCAGACCGTGATAAAGCGCCCGCCGGTGCCATCATTTGTAGCTGTTATTCCGTGGGGGAAATCCCGATCACTGAAGCCGTCCACCAGGGATGTCACAGCGTGCAACAGCTTGGCGAAAAACTCAAATGCGGCACAAATTGCGGCTCATGCATTCCTGAACTCAAAAAAATCATTGCCGGTCAGCTCGCCACGCTGACGGCGGGAGACAGCCAATGA